The proteins below come from a single Plantactinospora sp. KBS50 genomic window:
- a CDS encoding SLC13 family permease produces the protein MSGVAWAAVAVFTIAYLLIATEKVHRVAAALGGAAVMFLIGATDTEHAFFSEESGIDWSVIFLLVGMMLIVSVLRRTGAFEYVAVWASKRARGRPFRVMVILVLFTAVASAALDNVTTVLLVAPVTFLVCERLAVPVAPYLIAEAMASNIGGTATLVGDPPNIIIASRGGLSYNDFLIHLAPFVLLVLVVFLGLCRVLFRSAFRYDPERAAQIATLRESDAIRDRRLLVLGMAVLAAVTAAFVLHTTLHLEPAVVALIGGLLLLALSRLDAGEVARDVEWPTLVFFAGLFIMVGALVATGVVDRISRAAVDATADRMLPATMVLLWGSAVLSAIVDNIPYVATISPVVAELVSAEHGTSQPHVLWWALALGADLGGNATAVGASANVVVLGLAERAGQRITFWQFTRYGLIVTVITVGLAMPYLWLRYFVLA, from the coding sequence GTGAGCGGCGTCGCATGGGCCGCCGTCGCGGTCTTCACCATCGCCTACCTGCTCATCGCCACCGAGAAGGTGCACCGCGTAGCCGCCGCGCTCGGCGGCGCGGCCGTGATGTTCCTCATCGGCGCGACCGACACGGAGCACGCGTTCTTCTCCGAAGAGTCCGGCATCGACTGGTCGGTCATCTTCCTGCTGGTGGGGATGATGCTCATCGTCTCCGTGCTGCGGCGCACCGGCGCGTTCGAGTACGTCGCGGTCTGGGCGTCCAAGCGCGCCCGCGGCCGGCCGTTCCGGGTGATGGTGATCCTCGTGCTGTTCACCGCCGTCGCCTCGGCCGCGCTGGACAACGTCACCACCGTGCTCCTGGTGGCGCCCGTGACCTTCCTGGTCTGCGAACGGCTCGCGGTGCCGGTCGCGCCGTACCTGATCGCCGAGGCGATGGCGTCGAACATCGGCGGGACCGCGACCCTGGTCGGCGACCCGCCCAACATCATCATCGCCAGCCGCGGCGGGCTGTCCTACAACGACTTCCTCATCCACCTCGCCCCGTTCGTCCTGCTGGTGCTCGTGGTCTTCCTCGGCCTCTGCCGGGTGCTGTTCCGCAGCGCCTTCCGCTACGACCCGGAACGCGCCGCCCAGATCGCCACGCTGCGCGAGTCCGACGCGATCCGCGACCGGCGGCTGCTGGTGCTCGGCATGGCCGTGCTCGCGGCGGTCACCGCGGCGTTCGTGCTGCACACGACGCTGCACCTGGAGCCGGCGGTGGTCGCGCTGATCGGTGGCCTGCTGCTGCTGGCGCTGTCCCGGCTCGATGCCGGCGAGGTCGCCCGGGACGTCGAGTGGCCGACCCTGGTCTTCTTCGCGGGGCTGTTCATCATGGTCGGCGCCCTCGTCGCGACCGGTGTGGTCGACCGGATCTCCCGGGCCGCCGTCGACGCGACGGCCGACCGGATGCTGCCGGCCACCATGGTCCTGCTCTGGGGGTCCGCGGTGCTGTCGGCCATCGTCGACAACATCCCGTACGTCGCCACCATCAGCCCGGTCGTCGCCGAACTGGTGAGCGCCGAACACGGCACGAGCCAGCCGCACGTGCTGTGGTGGGCCCTCGCCCTCGGCGCCGACCTGGGCGGCAACGCCACCGCGGTCGGGGCCTCCGCCAACGTGGTCGTGCTCGGCCTGGCCGAACGCGCCGGCCAGCGGATCACGTTCTGGCAGTTCACCCGCTACGGACTGATCGTCACCGTGATCACGGTCGGCCTCGCCATGCCGTACCTGTGGTTGCGCTACTTCGTGCTGGCCTGA
- a CDS encoding STAS domain-containing protein: protein MTVVPDAELMTLVCDHCGASVTTSARALPDAEVVWTLVLDQGWTGSAFATGPHHCPRCDWLDGQDGPTGGGRSGRRATPAGTRRSGSGGANGNGAGSTPAGHERSGRNDLHRALAAAQTVGRYVVVDLATVRTIDPDDLSLLVRARQDARSRGDVLCLAAPSRFVRCALHTMRLDAAFPIFDSRVQALRTLPAARTDADTAGVPVPQHEEAHVPAEPTGHGPATDS, encoded by the coding sequence GTGACGGTGGTTCCGGATGCCGAGCTGATGACGCTGGTCTGCGATCACTGTGGGGCCTCGGTCACCACCTCGGCGCGGGCCCTGCCCGACGCCGAGGTGGTCTGGACGCTCGTGCTCGACCAGGGCTGGACCGGGTCGGCCTTCGCCACCGGCCCGCACCACTGCCCCCGTTGCGACTGGCTGGACGGCCAGGACGGGCCGACCGGCGGCGGCCGGTCCGGCCGGCGCGCGACACCGGCCGGGACCCGCCGGTCCGGGTCCGGCGGCGCGAACGGCAACGGCGCCGGGTCGACGCCCGCCGGCCACGAGCGCTCCGGCCGCAACGACCTGCACCGGGCGCTCGCCGCGGCGCAGACCGTCGGCCGGTACGTCGTGGTCGACCTGGCCACGGTGCGCACCATCGACCCCGACGATCTCAGCCTGCTGGTGCGGGCCCGACAGGACGCCCGCAGCCGCGGTGACGTGCTCTGCCTGGCGGCGCCGTCGCGCTTCGTGCGATGCGCGCTGCACACCATGCGGCTGGACGCCGCCTTCCCGATCTTCGACAGCCGGGTCCAGGCGCTGCGCACCCTGCCGGCCGCCCGGACCGACGCGGACACGGCCGGCGTCCCGGTGCCGCAGCACGAAGAGGCCCACGTTCCCGCCGAGCCGACCGGGCACGGCCCGGCCACCGATTCCTGA
- a CDS encoding GerMN domain-containing protein, which yields MTRPGRRSRAGALLLALGTLAGCGVPVDKAPRAADPPPGAFPAPVTGASASADAAPGRFPEVLYLIRDDRVVPVTRRVDVAPSVQDQLDHLLAAPGPRERASGLTSALPGTLTVTGVQLVGQRATVEVGGAGDGAGRSDEVLAFAQLVCTLTKREDIATVAFQRRGRPLGVPRGNGSLTQDPVTISDYSALL from the coding sequence GTGACCCGGCCCGGGCGGCGCAGCCGCGCCGGTGCGCTGCTGCTGGCCCTGGGCACGCTCGCCGGGTGCGGCGTACCGGTGGACAAGGCGCCCCGGGCGGCCGATCCGCCGCCCGGCGCGTTCCCCGCGCCGGTGACCGGCGCCAGCGCCTCGGCGGACGCGGCGCCCGGCCGGTTTCCCGAGGTGCTGTACCTGATCCGGGACGACCGGGTGGTGCCGGTGACCCGCCGGGTGGACGTGGCGCCCTCGGTGCAGGACCAGCTCGATCACCTGCTGGCCGCGCCCGGTCCCCGGGAACGGGCCTCGGGCCTGACCAGCGCCCTGCCGGGCACGCTGACCGTGACCGGCGTGCAGTTGGTGGGGCAGCGGGCCACCGTCGAGGTGGGCGGGGCCGGCGACGGCGCCGGGCGCAGCGACGAGGTGCTCGCCTTCGCGCAACTCGTCTGCACGCTGACCAAGCGCGAGGACATCGCCACCGTCGCCTTCCAGCGCCGCGGCCGGCCGCTGGGCGTGCCGCGCGGCAACGGCTCGTTGACCCAGGACCCGGTCACCATCAGCGACTACAGCGCGCTGCTGTGA
- a CDS encoding BON domain-containing protein — MVMPMPEPEEPSAGPYPANGADPFGFHPFGSDPGETDTPGATPAEEDLHLAALVTQRLRTDWETSRQPIAVTAQNRVVILTGAVTDSEVRRVAGELAWGVPGVHDVCNALFPRPHQRGR; from the coding sequence ATGGTGATGCCCATGCCCGAACCGGAGGAGCCGTCGGCCGGGCCGTACCCCGCGAACGGCGCCGACCCGTTCGGCTTCCACCCCTTCGGCTCCGACCCGGGCGAGACCGATACGCCCGGCGCCACGCCGGCCGAGGAGGATCTGCACCTCGCGGCGCTGGTGACCCAGCGACTGCGTACCGACTGGGAAACCTCCCGGCAGCCGATCGCCGTCACGGCCCAGAACCGGGTGGTCATCCTCACCGGCGCGGTGACCGACAGCGAGGTGCGCCGAGTGGCCGGCGAACTCGCCTGGGGCGTACCGGGGGTGCACGACGTGTGCAACGCGCTGTTCCCGCGCCCGCACCAGCGCGGCCGGTGA
- a CDS encoding cell wall metabolism sensor histidine kinase WalK, whose product MRRLGVRARVTAGFTVGALLLAASMALVSYELIRRSLLEGRERNAVRAAAFDAGVVRVGLATENPDLVELLRSLDTGGDRRAVVRRDDAWYGRGADEGITAAIPAELRRMVEREQPAVQRVRVDGEPALLVGLPLANGSSLYEVTSLRELEQAFQALALALTAVAIMVSGTGAALGWYVTRHALRPLTAVADAAEKISTGDFTIRLGPDSDPDLTRLSTSFNRMVDQLAQRLERDRRFAADVSHELRSPLQTLAAAASVLHSRRAGLDERTATAVTLVTDELARFQRLVDDLIELARTDRPARREPVDVAELARGICRGRGVPDTVVSVVPAVGALWCVDRRRTEQVLANLLDNAVRYGGGPTRVRILRHDGWGTIEVDDEGPGVPEEDRGIIFDRFVRGRIAHARAGAEGTGLGLALVAEHAAAHDGAAEVTDRPGGGARFRVRFAGVTR is encoded by the coding sequence ATGAGACGGCTCGGGGTCCGCGCCCGGGTCACCGCGGGATTCACCGTGGGCGCGCTGCTGCTCGCGGCCTCGATGGCGCTGGTGTCGTACGAGCTGATCCGCCGCTCGTTGCTGGAGGGGCGGGAACGCAACGCCGTACGCGCCGCCGCCTTCGACGCCGGTGTCGTCCGCGTCGGCCTGGCCACCGAGAATCCGGACCTGGTGGAACTGCTCCGGTCGCTGGACACCGGCGGCGACCGGCGGGCGGTGGTACGCCGCGACGACGCCTGGTACGGCCGCGGCGCCGACGAGGGGATCACCGCCGCCATTCCCGCCGAGCTGCGCCGGATGGTCGAGCGGGAACAGCCCGCCGTCCAGCGGGTCCGGGTGGACGGCGAGCCGGCCCTGCTGGTCGGCCTGCCGCTGGCCAACGGCAGCAGCCTCTACGAGGTCACCTCGCTGCGGGAACTGGAGCAGGCGTTCCAGGCGCTGGCCCTCGCGCTCACCGCCGTGGCGATCATGGTGAGCGGCACCGGAGCGGCGCTCGGCTGGTACGTCACCCGGCACGCCCTGCGGCCGCTGACCGCGGTCGCGGACGCCGCGGAGAAGATCTCCACCGGGGACTTCACCATCCGCCTCGGGCCGGACAGCGACCCGGACCTGACCCGGCTGTCGACCTCGTTCAACCGCATGGTGGACCAGCTCGCCCAGCGTCTTGAGCGGGACCGCCGGTTCGCCGCCGACGTCAGCCACGAACTGCGGTCACCGTTGCAGACCCTCGCCGCGGCCGCGAGCGTGCTGCACAGCCGGCGGGCCGGTCTCGACGAACGGACCGCCACCGCGGTCACGCTGGTCACCGACGAACTCGCCCGCTTCCAGCGACTCGTCGACGACCTGATCGAACTCGCCCGGACCGACCGGCCGGCCCGGCGCGAACCGGTCGACGTCGCGGAGCTGGCCCGGGGGATCTGCCGGGGGCGCGGCGTGCCGGACACGGTGGTGTCCGTGGTGCCCGCGGTCGGCGCGCTCTGGTGCGTCGACCGGCGCCGGACCGAGCAGGTGCTGGCCAACCTGCTCGACAACGCCGTCCGCTACGGCGGCGGCCCGACCCGCGTGCGGATCCTCCGGCACGACGGCTGGGGAACGATCGAGGTCGACGACGAGGGGCCGGGCGTTCCGGAGGAGGACCGCGGCATCATCTTCGACCGCTTCGTGCGCGGCCGGATCGCGCACGCCCGCGCCGGGGCGGAGGGTACGGGTCTGGGGCTCGCGCTGGTGGCCGAGCACGCGGCGGCGCACGACGGCGCCGCGGAGGTCACCGACCGGCCCGGCGGGGGAGCCCGGTTCCGGGTGCGGTTCGCGGGGGTGACCCGGTGA
- a CDS encoding response regulator transcription factor has protein sequence MTGVLVIEDDDRIRLALLLALEEEGYPARGAATAEEGLREQRREPADYVLVDLMLPGIDGLECIRELRRDDDVPIVVVSARDDTNDVVAALEAGADDYVVKPVATRELSARLRALRRRARAAPAAIPVLTFGRLQISPEAGEVRLAGEPVAVTRTEFRLLCELAEHAGRVLSRPQLLQRVWGHQFGDERLVDVHVGRLRQKIEPDPANPRHLVTLRGLGYKLQS, from the coding sequence ATGACCGGCGTACTGGTGATCGAGGACGACGACCGCATCCGGTTGGCCCTGCTCCTCGCCCTTGAGGAGGAGGGCTACCCCGCCCGGGGCGCGGCCACCGCCGAGGAGGGGCTGCGCGAGCAGCGTCGCGAACCGGCGGATTATGTCCTGGTCGATCTGATGTTGCCGGGTATCGACGGTTTGGAGTGCATTCGCGAGCTGCGCCGCGACGACGACGTACCGATCGTGGTCGTCAGCGCCCGGGACGACACCAACGACGTGGTGGCCGCGCTGGAGGCGGGCGCCGACGACTACGTGGTGAAGCCGGTGGCCACCCGGGAGCTGTCCGCCCGGCTCAGGGCGCTGCGCCGCCGGGCTCGGGCCGCCCCCGCCGCCATCCCGGTACTGACCTTCGGCCGGTTGCAGATCAGCCCGGAGGCCGGCGAGGTACGGCTGGCGGGCGAGCCGGTGGCGGTGACCCGCACCGAGTTCCGGCTGCTGTGCGAGCTGGCCGAGCACGCCGGCCGGGTGTTGTCCCGGCCGCAGCTGCTGCAGCGCGTGTGGGGCCACCAGTTCGGCGACGAGCGCCTGGTGGACGTGCACGTCGGACGGCTGCGCCAGAAGATCGAACCGGACCCGGCGAACCCGCGGCACCTGGTCACCCTGCGTGGCCTGGGCTACAAGCTCCAGTCATGA